In Streptomyces sp. NBC_00344, the genomic window CCACCTCGACGTCCACGACCACCAACACCTACAACGACGCCGACCAGCTCACCGCCACCGCCTCCGGCACAACCACCACCAGCTACAGCTACGACGACGACGGAAACCAGACCAAGGACGGTGCCGACACCATCGGCTACGACCCCCTGGGCCGCGTCAAATCCGCCACCATCGGCACCAGCGCCTACACCTTCGGCTACGACGCCGACGGCAACCGCACCACCACCAACAAGAGCGGCACCCTCGCCCGCACCTCCCGCTGGGACATCAACAACGCGCTCCCGCAGATCGCCACCGACACCGACAGCACCGGCGGCCTCCTCGCGGACTACCAGTACGACCCCAACGGCACCGCCCGCGCCCTGAACAAGAGCGACAGCACCTACTACCTCACCCACGACCGCCAGGACTCCGTCAGCACCGTCTACGACGCAGCCGGCACCGACAACTACCGCTACACTTACAGCGCCTGGGGCACCTCCACCGGAAAAGCCACCATCACCGGCGGACAGACCAGCATCTTCGGCTACACCGGCCAATACAAAGACCAATACCTCACCGGCCGCCTCCAGCTCCGCGACCGCAGCTACGACCCCTCACAGCGCCGCTTCACCACACAAGACCCCCTCCCCGCAGGGCTCGGCGACCCCAACCACTCCGACTACAACTACGCCGACAACGACCCCGCCGACGAGTCCGACCCCTCCGGCGACTGCCCCATGTGCATCGGCGCAGCCATCGGCGGCGTCCTCGGCGGCGGCATCTACGCCCTCACCCACCAGGACGACTTCAACTGGGGCGACTTCGCCGTCGCCACCGGCAAGGGCGCCCTCATCGGAGCCGGCGCAGCCTTCCTCGCCCCCGCAGGCGCAGGAGTCGCCGCAGGTCTCGGCCTCGAAGGCGGCGCAGGCCTCGCTGTCACCGTGGGCGTCGATGCCGCAGTCGGTGCCGGATATACCTGGGCGGTCAACACGGCCCAATGCCAACCCACTACGCCAGCAGATCTACTACTCGGCGCCGCTGGCGGAGGGCTGGGTTCACTTGCGGGTCCAGCATGGCGCGGGCTTAGAGGAAGCTTCGCGCGCGGGTCTCTCGACGCGATGGACGGATCGATTCCGGCTGGCAGCAACGTGGCTCACGGAGCTACTTATACCCGCATCGGTGACGATCCACGAAGCATTCGCAACTCGGTGAACGTAGCCAACGGTGGCGAGCATGACGTGATCGCACACGGTTCCCCAGATGGGTACTTGGACTTGGACGAGGGCATGGTCAATGGAGGACAGCTCGTGGACGCCATAACCAATAACCCCGCCTACAATGGGTGCGCCATTAGACTCATGGTGTGTCACTCCGGGGCTAGCGAATCCGGGATCGCGCAACAGGTTGCCAATGAGATGGGCGTTACGGTGCGTGCACCAACTCGCCAAGTGGGTACGAACCCTGCGCTCGGCAGAGGGCAACAACCACAGGTCGCGCCCGGCGGGTATTGGCGAATATATCTCCCGATCCTGGAAGTAAGGTAGCTGTAACGTAATGAAGTATTTGGGGTTTTTCCGAGAAATCGGACCCGAGAACCTTTCCGTATATGCGGAGAGCATTGAACTTGCTAAGCGGCGGGAGGTTGATTATCGGAAAGTCGAGATAATTGCATACCTGGAGTCGGGGCACCCGCTGCTTGATGTCATGGAGAGCTGTCCGGATGTGCTGGATTCGAAGCTCTCTATTAGAGGAGGGTCGTCCGTACTTACTGACGGTGAATGGATTTGGAGGTGGGATTTGATCCATTACGTGCGGCGGTACGACCTTGGACTGCAGGATGACTTCGTCAGTTACGTACGCGATAATTCATATCGAGTTCCAGAAGTGTCCTCAGGTGTGTTGGTTGCGCTGTCGAGTGAAGTTAATAACCTGCTGGGGTTTCACTCTGACCCGGGAGCGAAGCCGAATCGTCCCTAAAGTGGTGCGGAAGCCCGTGTCTGGGCAGGTGAAGCCGGGGTGCCCTTGTGGGGCTGGCATACGGTCAGGGCATGGTCGTTTGGGGGCGCCTACGGCTTGGGCTGCGTAGTGGAGATCATTGCCGTGTTGCCCAGGTCGTAGATGGCGCGCACTCCCTCGCGCGTCCTGCGCGGAGCGAAGCCGAGTTCGCCTCTGGTCTCACCAAAGGCATCAAGGGTCTCGCCAGATTAGCGAGTGGGAGTGTGTCAGA contains:
- a CDS encoding RHS repeat-associated core domain-containing protein, with protein sequence MYGYDELNRPNKVTNPDTGSTTTTYNLAGFLDTSTDAKTHLTTYGYDDEGRLKSVKNPLSKTVGYGYDPDGNRTTVTNARKQTITTTVDARGLPTKVAYSDGTPTVSYGYDDASRITGVTDATGSRTVTYDEDDKIKTITAPGATKPFTYNWNSDDTLLNRAYPDGRTTGYAYDKDGRTKSQTTNGKATGYGYDKAGNLTSVTLPTTTARSEARTYDTAGQLATMTTPAAGTHSFSYDENGRLTADKPGTGYPVRYGYDDAGRMNRQCTDTSTTSCVAGTTGSRYSYDKVGNLATSATSTSTTTNTYNDADQLTATASGTTTTSYSYDDDGNQTKDGADTIGYDPLGRVKSATIGTSAYTFGYDADGNRTTTNKSGTLARTSRWDINNALPQIATDTDSTGGLLADYQYDPNGTARALNKSDSTYYLTHDRQDSVSTVYDAAGTDNYRYTYSAWGTSTGKATITGGQTSIFGYTGQYKDQYLTGRLQLRDRSYDPSQRRFTTQDPLPAGLGDPNHSDYNYADNDPADESDPSGDCPMCIGAAIGGVLGGGIYALTHQDDFNWGDFAVATGKGALIGAGAAFLAPAGAGVAAGLGLEGGAGLAVTVGVDAAVGAGYTWAVNTAQCQPTTPADLLLGAAGGGLGSLAGPAWRGLRGSFARGSLDAMDGSIPAGSNVAHGATYTRIGDDPRSIRNSVNVANGGEHDVIAHGSPDGYLDLDEGMVNGGQLVDAITNNPAYNGCAIRLMVCHSGASESGIAQQVANEMGVTVRAPTRQVGTNPALGRGQQPQVAPGGYWRIYLPILEVR